Proteins co-encoded in one Marmota flaviventris isolate mMarFla1 chromosome 9, mMarFla1.hap1, whole genome shotgun sequence genomic window:
- the Nap1l4 gene encoding nucleosome assembly protein 1-like 4 isoform X3: MADNSFSDGVPPDSGEAAKNAGGPGQSAAPETQLEGSPAEKLTDQVMQNPQVLAALQERLDSVSHTPSSYIETLPRAVKRRINALKQLQVRCAHIEAKFYEEVHDLERKYAALYQPLFDKRREFITGDVEPTDAESEWHSENEEDDKLAGDMKNKVVIAEKPAAEEPNPRGIPEFWFTIFRNVDMLSELVQEYDEPILKHLQDIKVKFSDPGQPMSFVLEFHFEPNDYFTNPVLTKTYKMKSEPDKADPFSFEGPEIVDCDGCTIDWKKGRNVTVKTIKKKQKHKGRGTVRTITKQVPNESFFNFFNPLKASGDGESLDEDSEFTLASDFEIGHFFRERIVPRAVLYFTGEAIEDDDNVCGWGQFEEGEEGEEEELEGDEEGEDEDDAEVTPKV; this comes from the exons ATGGCAGATAACAG TTTTTCAGATGGTGTGCCTCCAGATTCAGGGGAAGCTGCTAAGAATGCAGGTGGCCCAGGTCAGTCAGCTGCACCTGAAACGCAGTTGGAGGGCTCACCTGCAG AAAAGCTCACAGATCAGGTGATGCAGAACCCACAAGTCCTGGCAGCTCTGCAGGAGCGACTTGACAGTGTCTCTCACACTCCTTCCAGCTACATCGAAAC CTTGCCCAGGGCCGTCAAGAGGAGAATCAACGCGCTGAAGCAGCTCCAGGTGAGGTGTGCACACATAGAGGCCAAGTTCTACGAGGAGGTGCATGACCTGGAGAGGAAGTACGCAGCCCTGTACCAGCCTCTGTTCGACAAG AGGAGAGAATTCATCACTGGTGACGTGGAGCCGACAGACGCAGAGTCAGAGTGGCACAGTGAAAATGAAGAGGACGACAAGTTGGCT GGAGACATGAAAAACAAAGTAGTTATAGCCGAGAAACCAGCAGCAGAAGAGCCAAATCCCAGAGGAATCCCGGAGTTCTGGTTCACCATCTTCAGAAACGTGGACATGCTCAGTGAGCTGGTGCAG GAATATGATGAACCAATCTTGAAACACCTGCAGGATATTAAAGTGAAGTTTTCCGACCCTGGCCAGCCTATG TCTTTTGTGTTAGAGTTCCACTTTGAGCCCAATGACTACTTCACCAACCCAGTCCTGACGAAAACGTACAAGATGAAGTCAGAGCCCGACAAGGCCGACCCCTTCTCCTTTGAAGGTCCTGAAATAGTGGACTGCGATGG GTGCACCATTgactggaagaaaggaagaaacgtCACTGTCAAGACCATCAAGAAGAAGCAGAAACACAAGGGGCGGGGCACTGTCAGGACCATCACTAAGCAAGTCCCCAACGAGTCATTTTTCAACTTCTTCAATCCTCTGAAAG cctCGGGTGATGGAGAATCACTG GATGAAGATTCTGAGTTCACGTTAGCCTCGGATTTTGAGATTGGACACTTCTTCCGTGAGCGGATTGTGCCTCGGGCTGTGCTTTACTTCACTGGGGAGGCCATCGAGGATGACGACAATGTGTGTGGCTGGGGACAG